The Actinomycetes bacterium genome includes a region encoding these proteins:
- the secF gene encoding protein translocase subunit SecF — MSRLRTIGGKLYRGEVSYDFVGHRRRWYAVSGVILLIAVLSLIFRPLNLGVDFKGGSVFTVPTATGTIDQARAVAAANNVPQPVVTEVTSGNSRSLRVQTQDLSTSGNQAMIKALATEFHTPAETINAQIVGPSWGKEITKKAFTGLVVFLILIAIFLSLYFEWRMAVAALVALIHDLVVTIGIYSLIGFVVTPATVIGVLTILGYSLYDTVVVFDKVKENTRGLSGGNRMTYSQAANLALNQTLVRSINTSVIALLPVAAILFIGPLLGADTLKDLALALFVGLAAGAYSSIFIATPVLAQLKEREPAMQALARRVAAREAAGKGVATGTGAGSTRRRSATAVAERTDVDIQDSPDDVELPADGVAPGNRASTAGQRNQPRKAAKRRPANKRRR, encoded by the coding sequence ATGTCCCGCCTCAGAACGATCGGCGGCAAGCTCTACCGCGGCGAGGTCTCCTACGACTTCGTCGGGCACCGCCGGCGCTGGTACGCGGTCTCAGGCGTCATCCTGCTCATCGCCGTGCTGTCGCTGATCTTCCGCCCGCTGAACCTCGGGGTGGACTTCAAGGGCGGCTCGGTCTTCACCGTGCCCACCGCGACCGGGACGATCGACCAGGCCCGTGCGGTGGCTGCGGCGAACAACGTGCCACAACCGGTGGTCACCGAGGTCACCAGCGGGAACAGCCGGTCGCTGCGGGTGCAGACCCAGGACCTGAGCACCTCCGGCAACCAGGCGATGATCAAGGCGCTGGCCACTGAGTTCCACACCCCCGCCGAGACCATCAACGCCCAGATCGTCGGACCGTCCTGGGGCAAGGAGATCACCAAGAAGGCCTTCACCGGCTTGGTGGTCTTTCTCATCCTCATTGCGATCTTCCTGAGCCTCTACTTCGAGTGGCGGATGGCCGTGGCCGCCCTCGTCGCGCTCATCCACGACCTCGTGGTCACCATCGGGATCTACTCGCTCATCGGCTTCGTCGTGACCCCGGCGACCGTGATCGGCGTTCTGACGATCCTCGGGTACTCCCTGTACGACACGGTGGTCGTCTTCGACAAGGTCAAGGAGAACACCCGGGGGCTGTCCGGCGGCAACCGAATGACCTACAGCCAGGCCGCGAACCTGGCCCTGAACCAGACCCTGGTCCGGTCGATCAACACCTCGGTCATCGCCCTGCTCCCAGTGGCGGCCATCTTGTTCATCGGCCCGCTGCTGGGTGCGGACACGCTCAAGGACCTGGCGCTGGCCCTGTTCGTCGGCCTCGCCGCCGGTGCCTACTCGTCGATCTTCATCGCGACGCCGGTGCTGGCGCAGCTCAAGGAGCGGGAGCCGGCCATGCAGGCCCTCGCCCGCCGGGTTGCCGCCCGGGAGGCCGCCGGCAAGGGCGTGGCGACGGGCACCGGCGCCGGCTCGACCCGCCGCCGGTCCGCGACGGCGGTCGCCGAGCGGACGGACGTCGACATCCAGGACAGCCCGGACGACGTGGAGCTGCCGGCCGACGGGGTGGCGCCGGGCAACCGGGCCAGCACCGCCGGCCAGCGCAACCAGCCGCGGAAGGCCGCTAAGCGGCGCCCGGCCAACAAGCGACGTCGCTGA
- a CDS encoding adenine phosphoribosyltransferase, translating into MPGLDFPALLERRVRDIPDYPQPGVVFKDITPLLADHTAFVGVIDAIVGYRGAGTVDKVVGIEARGFIVAAPVAYHMGAGFVPVRKKGKLPAATYEQSYALEYGEATLEVHRDAFAAGDRVLIVDDVLATGGTAAATAELVRRAGGVVVGVAVLIELGFLAGRMALPGVDVHSIMSV; encoded by the coding sequence ATGCCCGGGCTGGACTTTCCCGCGCTGCTGGAACGGCGGGTCCGGGACATCCCCGACTACCCCCAGCCGGGCGTGGTGTTCAAGGACATCACCCCACTGCTGGCCGACCACACCGCCTTCGTCGGGGTGATCGACGCGATCGTCGGGTACCGCGGTGCGGGCACCGTCGACAAGGTGGTGGGGATCGAGGCCCGCGGGTTCATCGTGGCTGCCCCGGTGGCCTACCACATGGGGGCCGGGTTCGTGCCGGTGCGCAAGAAGGGAAAGCTGCCGGCGGCCACCTACGAGCAGAGCTACGCCCTGGAGTACGGGGAGGCCACCCTCGAGGTGCACCGGGATGCCTTCGCGGCGGGCGACCGGGTGCTCATCGTGGACGACGTGCTGGCCACCGGCGGTACCGCGGCGGCCACCGCCGAGTTGGTCCGTCGGGCCGGTGGCGTGGTCGTCGGGGTGGCCGTGCTCATCGAGCTGGGCTTCCTGGCCGGGCGGATGGCGCTGCCCGGCGTCGACGTCCACTCGATCATGAGCGTGTAG